In one Vanacampus margaritifer isolate UIUO_Vmar chromosome 11, RoL_Vmar_1.0, whole genome shotgun sequence genomic region, the following are encoded:
- the ddx3xa gene encoding DEAD-box helicase 3 X-linked a isoform X2, with translation MSHVVVDNPHGLDQQLAALDLNSVEGQGGGTGRRYIPPHLRNKEGPKNAGNAYSAARQCGYSVAPVNLYSSGWDGGRSNGFVNGYHDNRTNGGFGGRGPPRQDRGFGGYENKDGNWGGQSRDNTYNSFGGRNDRSKSAFFNDRGAGSRGRYERGGFSGGGNSRWAEESRDEDWSKPTAPNERLEHELFSGSNTGINFEKYDDIPVEATGSNCPPHIDSFHDVDMGEIIMGNINLSRYTRPTPVQKHAIPIIKSKRDLMACAQTGSGKTAAFLLPVLSQIYTEGPGDALQAAKSSGQENGRYGRRKQYPISLVLAPTRELALQIYDEARKFAYRSRVRPCVVYGGADIGQQIRELERGCHLLVATPGRLVDMMERGKIGLDYCNYLVLDEADRMLDMGFEPQIRRIVEQDTMPPKGIRQTMMFSATFPKEIQILARDFLDDYIFLAVGRVGSTSENITQKVVWVEDTDKRSFLLDLLNATGKESLTLVFVETKKGADALEDFLYHEGYACTSIHGDRSQRDREEALHQFRSGRCPILVATAVAARGLDISNVKHVINFDLPSDIEEYVHRIGRTGRVGNLGLATSFFNDKNSNITKDLLDILVEAKQEVPSWLESLAYEHQHKSSSRGRSKGRFSGGFGARDYRQTPGGSGGFGGNRAGRNSSGHGGSRGFGGGGFGGNFYGNDGYGGNYSHSGSVDWWGN, from the exons ATTCATCTGGATGGGATGGTGGCCGCAGCAACGGATTTGTGAACGGCTACCATGACAACCGCACAAATGGGGGATTTGGAGGGCGTGGGCCCCCTCGTCAGGATAGAG GATTTGGTGGTTACGAGAACAAAGATGGCAACTGGGGTGGACAGTCCAGAGACAACACCTACAACAGCTTTGGAGGACGTAACGACAGGTCAAAGTCTGCCTTCTTTAACGACCGTGGAGCAGGCTCAAGGGGAAG GTACGAACGCGGTGGCTTTTCTGGTGGAGGAAACAGCCGTTGGGCGGAGGAATCCAGAGACGAGGATTGGTCCAAACCTACTGCTCCAAATGAGCGTCTTGAACA TGAGCTCTTCTCTGGCAGCAACACAGGGATTAACTTTGAGAAGTATGATGATATTCCCGTGGAGGCCACTGGAAGCAACTGCCCACCCCACATTGATAGC TTCCATGACGTGGACATGGGGGAGATCATCATGGGCAACATCAATCTGAGTCGCTACACGCGTCCCACTCCTGTCCAGAAGCATGCCATTCCCATTATCAAGTCCAAGAGAGACCTTATGGCCTGTGCCCAGACTG GATCTGGAAAGACTGCTGCTTTCCTGCTGCCCGTGTTGAGTCAGATCTACACAGAGGGGCCAGGAGATGCTCTGCAGGCCGCCAAGAGTAGTGGACAG GAGAATGGAAGATACGGGCGTCGTAAGCAGTACCCAATCTCGCTCGTCCTTGCTCCTACCAGAGAGCTGGCACTGCAGATCTATGATGAGGCCAGAAAG TTTGCCTATCGCTCACGCGTGCGCCCTTGCGTGGTATACGGTGGTGCCGACATTGGCCAGCAGATCAGGGAGTTGGAGAGAGGCTGCCACTTGCTGGTTGCCACTCCGGGCCGCCTGGTAGACATGATGGAGAGGGGCAAGATCGGTCTTGACTACTGCAA CTACTTGGTGCTGGATGAAGCTGACCGCATGTTGGACATGGGCTTTGAGCCACAGATAAGACGCATTGTGGAGCAAGACACCATGCCACCTAAAGGCATTCGTCAGACCATGATGTTTAGCGCTACCTTCCCCAAGGAGATCCAG ATCCTGGCACGCGATTTCCTTGATGACTACATTTTCCTGGCGGTCGGCCGCGTTGGGTCTACCTCGGAAAATATTACCCAGAAGGTGGTCTGGGTGGAGGATACTGACAAGAGGTCCTTCCTCTTGGACCTGCTCAATGCCACAG GCAAAGAGTCTCTGACTCTTGTGTTTGTGGAGACCAAGAAAGGCGCAGATGCTTTGGAGGATTTCCTATATCATGAGGGCTATGCCTGTACCAGCATCCACGGTGATCGGTCCCAGAGAGACCGCGAGGAGGCTCTGCACCAGTTTCGCTCAGGGCGCTGCCCAATCCTGGTGGCCACAGCT GTGGCTGCGAGAGGTCTGGACATCTCTAACGTGAAGCACGTCATTAACTTTGACCTGCCCAGTGACATTGAAGAATACGTTCACCGTATTGGCCGTACGGGACGTGTGGGCAACCTTG GTCTGGCCACGTCGTTCTTTAACgacaaaaacagcaacataaccaAAGACTTGTTGGACATTTTGGTGGAGGCCAAGCAGGAGGTCCCCTCCTGGCTTGAGAGCCTGGCCTACGAGCACCAGCACAAGAGCAGCAGTCGCGGCCGCTCAAAGGG TAGGTTCTCTGGTGGTTTTGGTGCTCGAGACTACCGACAGACACCAGGAGGATCTGGAGGTTTTGGTGGCAACCGCGCAGGCCGAAACTCTAGCGGGCACGGAGGGAGCCGTGGCTTTGGTGGAG GTGGCTTCGGAGGCAACTTCTATGGCAACGACGGCTATGGTGGAAACTACAGCCACTCAGGAAGTGTGGACTGGTGGGGCAACTAG
- the ddx3xa gene encoding DEAD-box helicase 3 X-linked a isoform X1 — MSHVVVDNPHGLDQQLAALDLNSVEGQGGGTGRRYIPPHLRNKEGPKNAGNAYSAARQCGYSVAPVNLYSSGWDGGRSNGFVNGYHDNRTNGGFGGRGPPRQDRGFGGYENKDGNWGGQSRDNTYNSFGGRNDRSKSAFFNDRGAGSRGRYERGGFSGGGNSRWAEESRDEDWSKPTAPNERLEHELFSGSNTGINFEKYDDIPVEATGSNCPPHIDSFHDVDMGEIIMGNINLSRYTRPTPVQKHAIPIIKSKRDLMACAQTGSGKTAAFLLPVLSQIYTEGPGDALQAAKSSGQENGRYGRRKQYPISLVLAPTRELALQIYDEARKFAYRSRVRPCVVYGGADIGQQIRELERGCHLLVATPGRLVDMMERGKIGLDYCNYLVLDEADRMLDMGFEPQIRRIVEQDTMPPKGIRQTMMFSATFPKEIQILARDFLDDYIFLAVGRVGSTSENITQKVVWVEDTDKRSFLLDLLNATVIPNEVQENGIDAPEKPGKESLTLVFVETKKGADALEDFLYHEGYACTSIHGDRSQRDREEALHQFRSGRCPILVATAVAARGLDISNVKHVINFDLPSDIEEYVHRIGRTGRVGNLGLATSFFNDKNSNITKDLLDILVEAKQEVPSWLESLAYEHQHKSSSRGRSKGRFSGGFGARDYRQTPGGSGGFGGNRAGRNSSGHGGSRGFGGGGFGGNFYGNDGYGGNYSHSGSVDWWGN, encoded by the exons ATTCATCTGGATGGGATGGTGGCCGCAGCAACGGATTTGTGAACGGCTACCATGACAACCGCACAAATGGGGGATTTGGAGGGCGTGGGCCCCCTCGTCAGGATAGAG GATTTGGTGGTTACGAGAACAAAGATGGCAACTGGGGTGGACAGTCCAGAGACAACACCTACAACAGCTTTGGAGGACGTAACGACAGGTCAAAGTCTGCCTTCTTTAACGACCGTGGAGCAGGCTCAAGGGGAAG GTACGAACGCGGTGGCTTTTCTGGTGGAGGAAACAGCCGTTGGGCGGAGGAATCCAGAGACGAGGATTGGTCCAAACCTACTGCTCCAAATGAGCGTCTTGAACA TGAGCTCTTCTCTGGCAGCAACACAGGGATTAACTTTGAGAAGTATGATGATATTCCCGTGGAGGCCACTGGAAGCAACTGCCCACCCCACATTGATAGC TTCCATGACGTGGACATGGGGGAGATCATCATGGGCAACATCAATCTGAGTCGCTACACGCGTCCCACTCCTGTCCAGAAGCATGCCATTCCCATTATCAAGTCCAAGAGAGACCTTATGGCCTGTGCCCAGACTG GATCTGGAAAGACTGCTGCTTTCCTGCTGCCCGTGTTGAGTCAGATCTACACAGAGGGGCCAGGAGATGCTCTGCAGGCCGCCAAGAGTAGTGGACAG GAGAATGGAAGATACGGGCGTCGTAAGCAGTACCCAATCTCGCTCGTCCTTGCTCCTACCAGAGAGCTGGCACTGCAGATCTATGATGAGGCCAGAAAG TTTGCCTATCGCTCACGCGTGCGCCCTTGCGTGGTATACGGTGGTGCCGACATTGGCCAGCAGATCAGGGAGTTGGAGAGAGGCTGCCACTTGCTGGTTGCCACTCCGGGCCGCCTGGTAGACATGATGGAGAGGGGCAAGATCGGTCTTGACTACTGCAA CTACTTGGTGCTGGATGAAGCTGACCGCATGTTGGACATGGGCTTTGAGCCACAGATAAGACGCATTGTGGAGCAAGACACCATGCCACCTAAAGGCATTCGTCAGACCATGATGTTTAGCGCTACCTTCCCCAAGGAGATCCAG ATCCTGGCACGCGATTTCCTTGATGACTACATTTTCCTGGCGGTCGGCCGCGTTGGGTCTACCTCGGAAAATATTACCCAGAAGGTGGTCTGGGTGGAGGATACTGACAAGAGGTCCTTCCTCTTGGACCTGCTCAATGCCACAG TTATTCCCAATGAGGTTCAGGAAAATGGGATCGATGCCCCAGAAAAGCCAG GCAAAGAGTCTCTGACTCTTGTGTTTGTGGAGACCAAGAAAGGCGCAGATGCTTTGGAGGATTTCCTATATCATGAGGGCTATGCCTGTACCAGCATCCACGGTGATCGGTCCCAGAGAGACCGCGAGGAGGCTCTGCACCAGTTTCGCTCAGGGCGCTGCCCAATCCTGGTGGCCACAGCT GTGGCTGCGAGAGGTCTGGACATCTCTAACGTGAAGCACGTCATTAACTTTGACCTGCCCAGTGACATTGAAGAATACGTTCACCGTATTGGCCGTACGGGACGTGTGGGCAACCTTG GTCTGGCCACGTCGTTCTTTAACgacaaaaacagcaacataaccaAAGACTTGTTGGACATTTTGGTGGAGGCCAAGCAGGAGGTCCCCTCCTGGCTTGAGAGCCTGGCCTACGAGCACCAGCACAAGAGCAGCAGTCGCGGCCGCTCAAAGGG TAGGTTCTCTGGTGGTTTTGGTGCTCGAGACTACCGACAGACACCAGGAGGATCTGGAGGTTTTGGTGGCAACCGCGCAGGCCGAAACTCTAGCGGGCACGGAGGGAGCCGTGGCTTTGGTGGAG GTGGCTTCGGAGGCAACTTCTATGGCAACGACGGCTATGGTGGAAACTACAGCCACTCAGGAAGTGTGGACTGGTGGGGCAACTAG
- the ddx3xa gene encoding DEAD-box helicase 3 X-linked a isoform X3, whose translation MSHVVVDNPHGLDQQLAALDLNSVEGQGGGTGRRYIPPHLRNKEGPKNDSSGWDGGRSNGFVNGYHDNRTNGGFGGRGPPRQDRGFGGYENKDGNWGGQSRDNTYNSFGGRNDRSKSAFFNDRGAGSRGRYERGGFSGGGNSRWAEESRDEDWSKPTAPNERLEHELFSGSNTGINFEKYDDIPVEATGSNCPPHIDSFHDVDMGEIIMGNINLSRYTRPTPVQKHAIPIIKSKRDLMACAQTGSGKTAAFLLPVLSQIYTEGPGDALQAAKSSGQENGRYGRRKQYPISLVLAPTRELALQIYDEARKFAYRSRVRPCVVYGGADIGQQIRELERGCHLLVATPGRLVDMMERGKIGLDYCNYLVLDEADRMLDMGFEPQIRRIVEQDTMPPKGIRQTMMFSATFPKEIQILARDFLDDYIFLAVGRVGSTSENITQKVVWVEDTDKRSFLLDLLNATVIPNEVQENGIDAPEKPGKESLTLVFVETKKGADALEDFLYHEGYACTSIHGDRSQRDREEALHQFRSGRCPILVATAVAARGLDISNVKHVINFDLPSDIEEYVHRIGRTGRVGNLGLATSFFNDKNSNITKDLLDILVEAKQEVPSWLESLAYEHQHKSSSRGRSKGRFSGGFGARDYRQTPGGSGGFGGNRAGRNSSGHGGSRGFGGGGFGGNFYGNDGYGGNYSHSGSVDWWGN comes from the exons ATTCATCTGGATGGGATGGTGGCCGCAGCAACGGATTTGTGAACGGCTACCATGACAACCGCACAAATGGGGGATTTGGAGGGCGTGGGCCCCCTCGTCAGGATAGAG GATTTGGTGGTTACGAGAACAAAGATGGCAACTGGGGTGGACAGTCCAGAGACAACACCTACAACAGCTTTGGAGGACGTAACGACAGGTCAAAGTCTGCCTTCTTTAACGACCGTGGAGCAGGCTCAAGGGGAAG GTACGAACGCGGTGGCTTTTCTGGTGGAGGAAACAGCCGTTGGGCGGAGGAATCCAGAGACGAGGATTGGTCCAAACCTACTGCTCCAAATGAGCGTCTTGAACA TGAGCTCTTCTCTGGCAGCAACACAGGGATTAACTTTGAGAAGTATGATGATATTCCCGTGGAGGCCACTGGAAGCAACTGCCCACCCCACATTGATAGC TTCCATGACGTGGACATGGGGGAGATCATCATGGGCAACATCAATCTGAGTCGCTACACGCGTCCCACTCCTGTCCAGAAGCATGCCATTCCCATTATCAAGTCCAAGAGAGACCTTATGGCCTGTGCCCAGACTG GATCTGGAAAGACTGCTGCTTTCCTGCTGCCCGTGTTGAGTCAGATCTACACAGAGGGGCCAGGAGATGCTCTGCAGGCCGCCAAGAGTAGTGGACAG GAGAATGGAAGATACGGGCGTCGTAAGCAGTACCCAATCTCGCTCGTCCTTGCTCCTACCAGAGAGCTGGCACTGCAGATCTATGATGAGGCCAGAAAG TTTGCCTATCGCTCACGCGTGCGCCCTTGCGTGGTATACGGTGGTGCCGACATTGGCCAGCAGATCAGGGAGTTGGAGAGAGGCTGCCACTTGCTGGTTGCCACTCCGGGCCGCCTGGTAGACATGATGGAGAGGGGCAAGATCGGTCTTGACTACTGCAA CTACTTGGTGCTGGATGAAGCTGACCGCATGTTGGACATGGGCTTTGAGCCACAGATAAGACGCATTGTGGAGCAAGACACCATGCCACCTAAAGGCATTCGTCAGACCATGATGTTTAGCGCTACCTTCCCCAAGGAGATCCAG ATCCTGGCACGCGATTTCCTTGATGACTACATTTTCCTGGCGGTCGGCCGCGTTGGGTCTACCTCGGAAAATATTACCCAGAAGGTGGTCTGGGTGGAGGATACTGACAAGAGGTCCTTCCTCTTGGACCTGCTCAATGCCACAG TTATTCCCAATGAGGTTCAGGAAAATGGGATCGATGCCCCAGAAAAGCCAG GCAAAGAGTCTCTGACTCTTGTGTTTGTGGAGACCAAGAAAGGCGCAGATGCTTTGGAGGATTTCCTATATCATGAGGGCTATGCCTGTACCAGCATCCACGGTGATCGGTCCCAGAGAGACCGCGAGGAGGCTCTGCACCAGTTTCGCTCAGGGCGCTGCCCAATCCTGGTGGCCACAGCT GTGGCTGCGAGAGGTCTGGACATCTCTAACGTGAAGCACGTCATTAACTTTGACCTGCCCAGTGACATTGAAGAATACGTTCACCGTATTGGCCGTACGGGACGTGTGGGCAACCTTG GTCTGGCCACGTCGTTCTTTAACgacaaaaacagcaacataaccaAAGACTTGTTGGACATTTTGGTGGAGGCCAAGCAGGAGGTCCCCTCCTGGCTTGAGAGCCTGGCCTACGAGCACCAGCACAAGAGCAGCAGTCGCGGCCGCTCAAAGGG TAGGTTCTCTGGTGGTTTTGGTGCTCGAGACTACCGACAGACACCAGGAGGATCTGGAGGTTTTGGTGGCAACCGCGCAGGCCGAAACTCTAGCGGGCACGGAGGGAGCCGTGGCTTTGGTGGAG GTGGCTTCGGAGGCAACTTCTATGGCAACGACGGCTATGGTGGAAACTACAGCCACTCAGGAAGTGTGGACTGGTGGGGCAACTAG
- the ddx3xa gene encoding DEAD-box helicase 3 X-linked a isoform X5 has translation MSHVVVDNPHGLDQQLAALDLNSVEGQGGGTGRRYIPPHLRNKEGPKNDSSGWDGGRSNGFVNGYHDNRTNGGFGGRGPPRQDRGFGGYENKDGNWGGQSRDNTYNSFGGRNDRSKSAFFNDRGAGSRGRYERGGFSGGGNSRWAEESRDEDWSKPTAPNERLEHELFSGSNTGINFEKYDDIPVEATGSNCPPHIDSFHDVDMGEIIMGNINLSRYTRPTPVQKHAIPIIKSKRDLMACAQTGSGKTAAFLLPVLSQIYTEGPGDALQAAKSSGQENGRYGRRKQYPISLVLAPTRELALQIYDEARKFAYRSRVRPCVVYGGADIGQQIRELERGCHLLVATPGRLVDMMERGKIGLDYCNYLVLDEADRMLDMGFEPQIRRIVEQDTMPPKGIRQTMMFSATFPKEIQILARDFLDDYIFLAVGRVGSTSENITQKVVWVEDTDKRSFLLDLLNATGKESLTLVFVETKKGADALEDFLYHEGYACTSIHGDRSQRDREEALHQFRSGRCPILVATAVAARGLDISNVKHVINFDLPSDIEEYVHRIGRTGRVGNLGLATSFFNDKNSNITKDLLDILVEAKQEVPSWLESLAYEHQHKSSSRGRSKGRFSGGFGARDYRQTPGGSGGFGGNRAGRNSSGHGGSRGFGGGGFGGNFYGNDGYGGNYSHSGSVDWWGN, from the exons ATTCATCTGGATGGGATGGTGGCCGCAGCAACGGATTTGTGAACGGCTACCATGACAACCGCACAAATGGGGGATTTGGAGGGCGTGGGCCCCCTCGTCAGGATAGAG GATTTGGTGGTTACGAGAACAAAGATGGCAACTGGGGTGGACAGTCCAGAGACAACACCTACAACAGCTTTGGAGGACGTAACGACAGGTCAAAGTCTGCCTTCTTTAACGACCGTGGAGCAGGCTCAAGGGGAAG GTACGAACGCGGTGGCTTTTCTGGTGGAGGAAACAGCCGTTGGGCGGAGGAATCCAGAGACGAGGATTGGTCCAAACCTACTGCTCCAAATGAGCGTCTTGAACA TGAGCTCTTCTCTGGCAGCAACACAGGGATTAACTTTGAGAAGTATGATGATATTCCCGTGGAGGCCACTGGAAGCAACTGCCCACCCCACATTGATAGC TTCCATGACGTGGACATGGGGGAGATCATCATGGGCAACATCAATCTGAGTCGCTACACGCGTCCCACTCCTGTCCAGAAGCATGCCATTCCCATTATCAAGTCCAAGAGAGACCTTATGGCCTGTGCCCAGACTG GATCTGGAAAGACTGCTGCTTTCCTGCTGCCCGTGTTGAGTCAGATCTACACAGAGGGGCCAGGAGATGCTCTGCAGGCCGCCAAGAGTAGTGGACAG GAGAATGGAAGATACGGGCGTCGTAAGCAGTACCCAATCTCGCTCGTCCTTGCTCCTACCAGAGAGCTGGCACTGCAGATCTATGATGAGGCCAGAAAG TTTGCCTATCGCTCACGCGTGCGCCCTTGCGTGGTATACGGTGGTGCCGACATTGGCCAGCAGATCAGGGAGTTGGAGAGAGGCTGCCACTTGCTGGTTGCCACTCCGGGCCGCCTGGTAGACATGATGGAGAGGGGCAAGATCGGTCTTGACTACTGCAA CTACTTGGTGCTGGATGAAGCTGACCGCATGTTGGACATGGGCTTTGAGCCACAGATAAGACGCATTGTGGAGCAAGACACCATGCCACCTAAAGGCATTCGTCAGACCATGATGTTTAGCGCTACCTTCCCCAAGGAGATCCAG ATCCTGGCACGCGATTTCCTTGATGACTACATTTTCCTGGCGGTCGGCCGCGTTGGGTCTACCTCGGAAAATATTACCCAGAAGGTGGTCTGGGTGGAGGATACTGACAAGAGGTCCTTCCTCTTGGACCTGCTCAATGCCACAG GCAAAGAGTCTCTGACTCTTGTGTTTGTGGAGACCAAGAAAGGCGCAGATGCTTTGGAGGATTTCCTATATCATGAGGGCTATGCCTGTACCAGCATCCACGGTGATCGGTCCCAGAGAGACCGCGAGGAGGCTCTGCACCAGTTTCGCTCAGGGCGCTGCCCAATCCTGGTGGCCACAGCT GTGGCTGCGAGAGGTCTGGACATCTCTAACGTGAAGCACGTCATTAACTTTGACCTGCCCAGTGACATTGAAGAATACGTTCACCGTATTGGCCGTACGGGACGTGTGGGCAACCTTG GTCTGGCCACGTCGTTCTTTAACgacaaaaacagcaacataaccaAAGACTTGTTGGACATTTTGGTGGAGGCCAAGCAGGAGGTCCCCTCCTGGCTTGAGAGCCTGGCCTACGAGCACCAGCACAAGAGCAGCAGTCGCGGCCGCTCAAAGGG TAGGTTCTCTGGTGGTTTTGGTGCTCGAGACTACCGACAGACACCAGGAGGATCTGGAGGTTTTGGTGGCAACCGCGCAGGCCGAAACTCTAGCGGGCACGGAGGGAGCCGTGGCTTTGGTGGAG GTGGCTTCGGAGGCAACTTCTATGGCAACGACGGCTATGGTGGAAACTACAGCCACTCAGGAAGTGTGGACTGGTGGGGCAACTAG
- the ddx3xa gene encoding DEAD-box helicase 3 X-linked a isoform X4 codes for MSHVVVDNPHGLDQQLAALDLNSVEGQGGGTGRRYIPPHLRNKEGPKNGFGGYENKDGNWGGQSRDNTYNSFGGRNDRSKSAFFNDRGAGSRGRYERGGFSGGGNSRWAEESRDEDWSKPTAPNERLEHELFSGSNTGINFEKYDDIPVEATGSNCPPHIDSFHDVDMGEIIMGNINLSRYTRPTPVQKHAIPIIKSKRDLMACAQTGSGKTAAFLLPVLSQIYTEGPGDALQAAKSSGQENGRYGRRKQYPISLVLAPTRELALQIYDEARKFAYRSRVRPCVVYGGADIGQQIRELERGCHLLVATPGRLVDMMERGKIGLDYCNYLVLDEADRMLDMGFEPQIRRIVEQDTMPPKGIRQTMMFSATFPKEIQILARDFLDDYIFLAVGRVGSTSENITQKVVWVEDTDKRSFLLDLLNATVIPNEVQENGIDAPEKPGKESLTLVFVETKKGADALEDFLYHEGYACTSIHGDRSQRDREEALHQFRSGRCPILVATAVAARGLDISNVKHVINFDLPSDIEEYVHRIGRTGRVGNLGLATSFFNDKNSNITKDLLDILVEAKQEVPSWLESLAYEHQHKSSSRGRSKGRFSGGFGARDYRQTPGGSGGFGGNRAGRNSSGHGGSRGFGGGGFGGNFYGNDGYGGNYSHSGSVDWWGN; via the exons GATTTGGTGGTTACGAGAACAAAGATGGCAACTGGGGTGGACAGTCCAGAGACAACACCTACAACAGCTTTGGAGGACGTAACGACAGGTCAAAGTCTGCCTTCTTTAACGACCGTGGAGCAGGCTCAAGGGGAAG GTACGAACGCGGTGGCTTTTCTGGTGGAGGAAACAGCCGTTGGGCGGAGGAATCCAGAGACGAGGATTGGTCCAAACCTACTGCTCCAAATGAGCGTCTTGAACA TGAGCTCTTCTCTGGCAGCAACACAGGGATTAACTTTGAGAAGTATGATGATATTCCCGTGGAGGCCACTGGAAGCAACTGCCCACCCCACATTGATAGC TTCCATGACGTGGACATGGGGGAGATCATCATGGGCAACATCAATCTGAGTCGCTACACGCGTCCCACTCCTGTCCAGAAGCATGCCATTCCCATTATCAAGTCCAAGAGAGACCTTATGGCCTGTGCCCAGACTG GATCTGGAAAGACTGCTGCTTTCCTGCTGCCCGTGTTGAGTCAGATCTACACAGAGGGGCCAGGAGATGCTCTGCAGGCCGCCAAGAGTAGTGGACAG GAGAATGGAAGATACGGGCGTCGTAAGCAGTACCCAATCTCGCTCGTCCTTGCTCCTACCAGAGAGCTGGCACTGCAGATCTATGATGAGGCCAGAAAG TTTGCCTATCGCTCACGCGTGCGCCCTTGCGTGGTATACGGTGGTGCCGACATTGGCCAGCAGATCAGGGAGTTGGAGAGAGGCTGCCACTTGCTGGTTGCCACTCCGGGCCGCCTGGTAGACATGATGGAGAGGGGCAAGATCGGTCTTGACTACTGCAA CTACTTGGTGCTGGATGAAGCTGACCGCATGTTGGACATGGGCTTTGAGCCACAGATAAGACGCATTGTGGAGCAAGACACCATGCCACCTAAAGGCATTCGTCAGACCATGATGTTTAGCGCTACCTTCCCCAAGGAGATCCAG ATCCTGGCACGCGATTTCCTTGATGACTACATTTTCCTGGCGGTCGGCCGCGTTGGGTCTACCTCGGAAAATATTACCCAGAAGGTGGTCTGGGTGGAGGATACTGACAAGAGGTCCTTCCTCTTGGACCTGCTCAATGCCACAG TTATTCCCAATGAGGTTCAGGAAAATGGGATCGATGCCCCAGAAAAGCCAG GCAAAGAGTCTCTGACTCTTGTGTTTGTGGAGACCAAGAAAGGCGCAGATGCTTTGGAGGATTTCCTATATCATGAGGGCTATGCCTGTACCAGCATCCACGGTGATCGGTCCCAGAGAGACCGCGAGGAGGCTCTGCACCAGTTTCGCTCAGGGCGCTGCCCAATCCTGGTGGCCACAGCT GTGGCTGCGAGAGGTCTGGACATCTCTAACGTGAAGCACGTCATTAACTTTGACCTGCCCAGTGACATTGAAGAATACGTTCACCGTATTGGCCGTACGGGACGTGTGGGCAACCTTG GTCTGGCCACGTCGTTCTTTAACgacaaaaacagcaacataaccaAAGACTTGTTGGACATTTTGGTGGAGGCCAAGCAGGAGGTCCCCTCCTGGCTTGAGAGCCTGGCCTACGAGCACCAGCACAAGAGCAGCAGTCGCGGCCGCTCAAAGGG TAGGTTCTCTGGTGGTTTTGGTGCTCGAGACTACCGACAGACACCAGGAGGATCTGGAGGTTTTGGTGGCAACCGCGCAGGCCGAAACTCTAGCGGGCACGGAGGGAGCCGTGGCTTTGGTGGAG GTGGCTTCGGAGGCAACTTCTATGGCAACGACGGCTATGGTGGAAACTACAGCCACTCAGGAAGTGTGGACTGGTGGGGCAACTAG